In Pelosinus sp. UFO1, one genomic interval encodes:
- a CDS encoding ABC transporter permease, protein MSLFSLLKDRADFFSELIVQHIILSMISIGFITIIGVVVGVVITRNKSVARIVIGVTNFLYTIPSIALFGFLVSITGIGNKSAIIALVVYGLLPIIRNTYVGITEVDKEIVESAVGMGSTEAQLLFHVQIPLALPVIMAGFRTMVVMTIALGGIASFIGAGGLGVAIWRGITTNNPEMTIAGSLLVALLALLSDFVLELAEKRLHLKILGRQK, encoded by the coding sequence ATGAGTTTGTTTTCTTTATTAAAAGATCGAGCAGACTTCTTCAGCGAGCTAATCGTGCAGCATATTATACTATCTATGATCTCCATAGGATTTATTACAATCATCGGGGTTGTCGTCGGTGTTGTGATAACAAGAAACAAATCTGTAGCACGCATTGTAATAGGAGTTACGAATTTTTTATATACGATACCCTCTATCGCCTTATTTGGTTTTTTAGTATCCATTACAGGCATCGGAAATAAAAGTGCAATTATTGCTCTTGTAGTATATGGATTATTGCCAATTATAAGGAATACATATGTAGGGATAACTGAAGTTGATAAGGAGATCGTAGAATCTGCTGTTGGAATGGGAAGTACAGAAGCTCAATTGTTGTTTCATGTACAAATTCCTCTTGCATTGCCTGTCATTATGGCAGGATTTAGAACCATGGTTGTAATGACGATTGCTCTCGGGGGAATTGCTTCCTTTATAGGAGCTGGTGGGCTTGGAGTTGCTATCTGGCGAGGCATAACTACCAATAATCCTGAAATGACGATAGCAGGAAGTTTGCTAGTTGCTCTATTGGCTTTACTTTCCGACTTTGTACTGGAGTTAGCAGAAAAAAGATTGCATCTTAAAATATTAGGGCGTCAGAAATAG
- a CDS encoding DNA recombination protein RmuC, protein MIYILLGLNGIMIFLIIMIMMRIGKNQQKDFLVNFAAIEKAIERVERTVNDEMAKNRGENGFSARALREEVGNTLTKFTESVLKRMNENTAAQLAQLETFAQQLQGLTQMNEQKLERMRETVEKQLHMLREDNGNKLEEMRKTVDEKLNQTLEKRLGESFKLVSERLEMVHRGLGEMQTLASGVGDLKRVLSNVKTRGIWGEIQLENLLEQILTIEQYAKNVATKPGSNDRVEFAIKLPGRDTEESIVWLPIDAKFPQEDYQRLLEAQDQADAPLAEEAAKALETRIKGEAKDIATKYISVPHTTEFAILFLPIEGLYAEVLRRPGLCDNIMRNYKILIAGPTTLSALLNSLQMGFRTLAVEKRSSEVWSLLGVVKTEFGKFGDLLDKTHKKLQEASNSIDIAARKSRNIERKLKNVQELPQEEAFNLLDVASSAEIAATVEEE, encoded by the coding sequence ATGATTTATATACTGCTTGGGCTCAACGGAATTATGATTTTTCTTATTATTATGATCATGATGCGTATCGGGAAGAATCAGCAGAAAGACTTTTTAGTGAATTTTGCAGCCATAGAAAAAGCCATCGAAAGAGTAGAACGTACCGTTAATGATGAGATGGCGAAGAATCGTGGCGAGAATGGATTTAGTGCCAGAGCCTTACGAGAAGAAGTAGGCAATACATTAACCAAATTTACCGAGTCTGTTCTAAAAAGAATGAATGAAAATACAGCAGCGCAGCTTGCTCAATTAGAAACTTTCGCGCAACAATTGCAGGGGCTAACCCAAATGAATGAACAAAAACTAGAACGGATGCGTGAAACAGTAGAAAAACAATTACATATGCTTCGTGAGGATAATGGAAATAAACTTGAAGAAATGAGAAAAACGGTAGACGAAAAGTTGAATCAAACGTTAGAAAAAAGGCTAGGAGAAAGCTTTAAACTCGTTAGTGAAAGACTGGAAATGGTGCATAGGGGCCTAGGGGAAATGCAGACACTTGCTTCTGGTGTAGGGGATTTAAAACGGGTATTATCAAATGTAAAAACCAGAGGTATATGGGGTGAGATTCAGCTTGAGAATTTACTCGAACAAATTCTAACAATTGAGCAATATGCAAAAAATGTTGCTACGAAGCCTGGGAGTAATGATCGAGTAGAGTTTGCAATAAAACTTCCTGGTCGGGATACAGAAGAGAGTATCGTATGGTTACCGATTGATGCAAAATTTCCACAAGAGGATTACCAACGTTTGTTAGAAGCCCAAGACCAAGCCGATGCTCCTTTAGCAGAAGAGGCAGCAAAGGCGTTAGAAACTAGAATTAAGGGAGAAGCAAAAGATATCGCTACTAAATACATCAGTGTACCTCATACCACGGAATTTGCTATTTTATTTTTACCAATTGAAGGACTGTATGCAGAAGTATTACGCCGTCCAGGATTGTGTGATAACATAATGAGGAATTACAAAATCCTTATTGCTGGTCCTACTACACTGTCAGCACTATTGAATAGTTTGCAGATGGGTTTTAGAACCTTAGCTGTTGAAAAACGTAGTTCTGAGGTATGGTCGTTACTCGGAGTAGTGAAGACAGAGTTTGGTAAATTCGGTGACTTGTTGGATAAGACGCATAAGAAGCTGCAAGAAGCTAGTAACTCTATTGATATAGCTGCTCGGAAGTCTCGTAATATTGAGAGAAAGCTTAAGAATGTACAAGAGTTACCGCAAGAAGAAGCCTTTAATTTATTAGATGTAGCAAGTAGTGCAGAAATAGCAGCAACAGTAGAAGAGGAATAA
- a CDS encoding zinc-binding dehydrogenase, whose protein sequence is MTKVGCEYGTHRVVEPQGVLPQPAWRIDNMMEIYDNELLIEVDTLNIDAASFTQIKKEANKDLEVMERIMLETVEKRGKHHNPVTGSGGMLMGTVTKIGPAWTGKTPVKVGDRIVTLVSLSLTPLKIHKIKKIHLEKEQVEVEAQAILFSSGIYAVLPSDMSPSLALAVLDVAGAPAQTAHLVRPGQSVLIIGGGGKSGMLCLYEAKKRAGVTGKVIGLGSSKGSCDRMRQLGYADEVLQVDATDPIKIMKAVLEVTNGQMVDVTINCVNIPGTEMGSIMATKDGGTVYFFSMATSFTGAALGAEGIGKDVTMLIGNGYCRNHAVVALETVRECPILWKIFQELYA, encoded by the coding sequence ATGACAAAAGTTGGTTGCGAGTATGGAACGCATCGCGTAGTAGAACCTCAAGGAGTTTTACCTCAGCCAGCATGGAGAATTGATAATATGATGGAAATCTACGATAATGAGCTGTTGATTGAAGTAGATACGTTGAATATTGATGCAGCTAGTTTTACGCAAATCAAGAAAGAAGCCAATAAAGATCTGGAAGTAATGGAAAGAATTATGCTTGAAACGGTGGAAAAACGGGGCAAACATCATAATCCGGTTACTGGCTCCGGAGGAATGCTGATGGGGACTGTTACTAAAATTGGCCCTGCTTGGACTGGTAAAACTCCGGTAAAAGTGGGTGACAGGATTGTTACCTTAGTGTCTTTATCATTGACTCCTTTAAAAATTCATAAAATTAAAAAAATTCACTTAGAAAAAGAGCAAGTAGAAGTAGAGGCTCAGGCAATTTTGTTTAGCAGCGGCATTTATGCCGTACTGCCTTCAGATATGTCACCATCTTTGGCGTTAGCTGTATTGGATGTAGCGGGGGCACCAGCGCAAACTGCCCACCTTGTGCGTCCAGGACAAAGCGTACTCATCATTGGTGGAGGTGGTAAATCGGGAATGCTATGTCTCTATGAGGCTAAGAAGAGAGCTGGCGTAACAGGTAAAGTCATTGGTTTAGGATCAAGTAAAGGTAGTTGTGACAGAATGCGGCAATTAGGGTATGCAGATGAAGTTCTTCAAGTGGATGCTACTGATCCTATTAAAATTATGAAAGCTGTATTGGAGGTTACAAATGGCCAGATGGTGGATGTCACCATAAATTGTGTTAATATACCCGGTACAGAAATGGGCTCGATTATGGCGACAAAAGATGGGGGTACGGTATATTTCTTTAGTATGGCTACCAGCTTTACAGGCGCGGCTCTTGGGGCTGAGGGAATAGGCAAGGATGTGACCATGTTGATTGGCAATGGGTATTGTCGGAATCACGCGGTGGTTGCATTAGAAACAGTCAGAGAATGTCCGATTCTTTGGAAAATATTCCAAGAACTTTACGCATAA
- a CDS encoding insulinase family protein gives MDLIKGNLYNGFRLEEEKKLDDINSLARTFYHEKSGARLLYLQNDDDNKVFSITFRTPPEDSTGVAHIIEHSVLCGSRKFPLKEPFVELIKGSLNTYLNAMTFPDKTMYPVASRNAKDFRNLMDVYMDAVFYPNIYKTPETLMQEGWHYELEDKDGEVTYKGVVYNEMKGVFSSPDAILEKKNFESLFPDTAYGVESGGDPEFIPELTQEKFIDFHKKYYHPSNGYIFLYGDMDILDNLKFIDEAYLQNFEKIQINSEIAMQSAFPQRVEKTFEYSIAPSETTEDKTFISRNFVLGKATNSEISLAFQVLEYLLLETPAAPLRNALIEAGLGKDVVGNFVKSILQPTFGIVVTGTNEQEKEKFIKVVDDELKRLVTEGIDKKLIEACINIFEFTLREANYGSRPKGLVYNIKCMDSWLYDASPFLLLGYKQDLEKIKSALKTNYFEQMIEKYLMNNTHQSVVVLKPKPGLSEEKDEEVRKQLAAYKASLSAEEIDKLVEQTLRLKELQQAPDSPEALATIPLLTLQDIEKKAEKLVLIEKEELGVPILLHPLQTNGIAYVNMYFDTRRVPQECLPYVYFLAEVLAKISTEKYDYTELSNEIDSNTGGIVFDVAVYTEDANDSKYVPKFLVKGKSLVEKLPQLVNLIEQIIAHSRFENDKRMKELIQEIKSNWDMNLFRRGQQLATNRVLSYFSPIAKYNEVGMLTFYEFMASLEKEFTDRSEEIYGNLMKVANLIFNKESLLVSVTVEEENYPNFQDAFKSFYSCLPSTTEKPVQYSFETKQQNEGLMTSGKVQYVVKGANFRKLGYSYHGSLKVLETILRYDYLWTRVRVQGGAYGGFARFERNGNMVLGSYRDPNLKETLAVYNETATYLKSFSADQREMTKYVIGTMSQLDTPLTSSQRGERATNHYIRKISQDMIQKERDEILSTKQEDICKLAALMDDAMKENHLCVLGNEQKIKENSNTFQHITNILK, from the coding sequence ATGGATTTGATAAAAGGAAATCTGTATAACGGCTTTCGTTTAGAAGAAGAAAAGAAGCTTGATGATATAAATTCGCTAGCCAGGACATTTTATCACGAAAAAAGTGGCGCGCGGTTATTATACTTGCAAAATGATGATGATAATAAGGTATTTTCTATTACGTTTCGCACCCCGCCAGAAGATAGTACTGGGGTTGCTCATATAATAGAACATTCTGTATTGTGTGGATCTCGTAAATTTCCCTTAAAGGAACCATTTGTTGAATTAATAAAAGGTTCATTAAATACGTATCTAAATGCGATGACTTTTCCTGATAAGACCATGTATCCTGTTGCTAGCCGTAATGCCAAGGATTTTCGCAATTTAATGGATGTATATATGGATGCCGTGTTTTATCCAAATATATACAAAACTCCAGAAACTTTAATGCAGGAAGGGTGGCATTATGAACTAGAGGATAAAGATGGTGAAGTGACTTATAAGGGCGTTGTCTATAACGAGATGAAAGGTGTTTTTTCCTCGCCTGATGCCATTTTAGAAAAGAAAAATTTTGAATCCTTGTTTCCTGATACAGCCTATGGAGTAGAATCTGGTGGTGATCCTGAGTTCATTCCTGAACTAACACAAGAAAAATTCATTGATTTTCACAAAAAGTATTATCATCCATCTAATGGCTATATCTTTTTATATGGTGATATGGACATTCTTGATAATCTTAAATTTATTGATGAAGCCTATTTGCAAAACTTTGAAAAGATCCAAATCAATTCTGAGATTGCAATGCAGAGTGCTTTCCCTCAAAGGGTAGAAAAAACTTTTGAGTATTCTATTGCCCCTAGTGAAACTACAGAAGATAAAACATTTATTAGTAGGAACTTTGTCTTAGGGAAAGCAACGAATTCTGAAATAAGCTTGGCCTTTCAAGTATTAGAGTACTTGCTTTTAGAAACTCCAGCAGCTCCCCTGAGAAATGCGTTAATCGAGGCAGGATTAGGGAAAGATGTAGTAGGGAATTTTGTCAAAAGTATTTTGCAGCCTACATTTGGCATTGTTGTGACTGGCACAAATGAGCAGGAAAAAGAGAAATTCATTAAAGTTGTAGATGATGAATTAAAACGGTTAGTAACTGAGGGAATTGATAAGAAGCTGATTGAGGCATGTATCAATATTTTCGAATTTACCTTACGTGAAGCGAATTATGGTTCCCGTCCAAAAGGACTGGTCTACAATATAAAATGCATGGACAGTTGGTTATACGATGCAAGTCCTTTCCTGTTATTAGGATACAAGCAAGACTTGGAAAAAATAAAATCAGCTTTAAAAACCAATTATTTTGAGCAAATGATTGAAAAATATTTAATGAATAATACCCATCAATCTGTAGTGGTATTAAAACCGAAACCTGGATTATCAGAGGAAAAAGATGAAGAGGTGCGTAAACAGTTAGCCGCATATAAAGCGTCTTTATCAGCAGAAGAAATAGATAAACTGGTAGAACAAACACTTAGATTAAAAGAACTGCAACAAGCCCCAGATTCGCCAGAAGCACTAGCTACCATCCCATTACTAACACTACAAGATATCGAAAAAAAGGCAGAAAAATTAGTACTCATTGAAAAAGAAGAGCTAGGGGTACCTATTTTACTTCACCCTCTTCAAACGAATGGTATTGCTTACGTGAATATGTACTTTGATACACGTCGTGTACCGCAAGAATGTTTGCCGTATGTATATTTCTTAGCAGAAGTGCTGGCAAAAATTTCTACAGAAAAGTATGATTACACAGAGTTGTCAAACGAGATTGATAGTAATACAGGTGGCATCGTTTTTGATGTGGCAGTATATACGGAAGATGCAAATGATTCTAAGTACGTACCTAAATTTTTAGTCAAAGGAAAATCTCTGGTAGAAAAGTTACCTCAACTTGTAAACTTGATTGAACAAATAATTGCCCATAGCCGTTTTGAGAACGATAAACGTATGAAGGAACTGATTCAAGAGATTAAATCAAATTGGGATATGAACTTATTCCGTCGTGGTCAGCAACTTGCCACGAATCGAGTACTTTCCTATTTCTCACCCATTGCAAAATATAATGAAGTGGGAATGTTAACGTTTTATGAGTTCATGGCTAGTTTAGAAAAAGAATTTACGGATCGATCTGAAGAAATCTATGGAAACCTTATGAAAGTAGCTAACTTGATTTTTAATAAGGAAAGTTTGCTGGTAAGTGTAACAGTAGAGGAAGAAAACTATCCTAACTTCCAAGATGCTTTTAAAAGCTTTTATTCTTGTCTCCCATCGACAACTGAAAAACCTGTCCAATATAGTTTTGAAACTAAGCAGCAAAATGAAGGATTGATGACATCTGGAAAGGTGCAATATGTTGTAAAAGGGGCTAACTTCCGTAAACTAGGGTACTCTTATCATGGAAGCTTAAAAGTACTAGAAACCATTCTGCGTTATGATTATTTATGGACTCGGGTCCGGGTTCAAGGGGGAGCCTATGGTGGCTTTGCGAGATTTGAGCGTAATGGAAATATGGTACTCGGTTCTTATCGAGATCCTAATCTAAAAGAAACTTTGGCGGTCTATAATGAGACAGCAACATACCTTAAGAGCTTCTCTGCAGATCAACGAGAAATGACCAAATATGTGATTGGTACCATGAGTCAATTGGATACACCTTTGACTTCGTCCCAAAGAGGGGAACGCGCGACAAATCATTATATTCGCAAGATTTCCCAAGACATGATCCAAAAAGAGCGGGATGAAATTTTGTCTACAAAGCAGGAAGATATTTGTAAATTGGCTGCTTTAATGGATGATGCTATGAAGGAAAATCATCTTTGTGTATTAGGAAATGAGCAAAAAATAAAAGAAAATAGTAATACTTTTCAGCATATAACCAACATTCTAAAATGA
- a CDS encoding ABC transporter ATP-binding protein: MIRFENIVKSYGEKTVLKNLTISINKGEFITLIGSSGCGKTTILKLINGLIKPDSGKVWINNQDLSAQDLIEMRRNIGYVIQNVGLFPHFTIADNISYVLKLKQVDKVNARQRVEVLINLVGLDKSYLQKYPWQLSGGQKQRVGVARALAADPEIILMDEPFGAVDELTRRSLQDEIQNIHRKLGKTIVFVTHDIEEAIKLGNRIVLLNEGEIEQIGTKKELIFSPKNDFVRNFFGNRNFVAYLNTTKIKEVFNPLSREEAKDYEEMPYAFADDTLTEGIKIIFNQGVNKIAVRDEENKVIGEFGFNFLKQCSKSRC; encoded by the coding sequence ATGATACGATTTGAAAATATAGTGAAATCATATGGTGAAAAAACAGTACTAAAAAATCTTACTATTTCTATAAACAAAGGTGAATTTATTACATTGATTGGGTCATCAGGTTGCGGTAAAACAACGATATTAAAACTAATTAATGGATTGATTAAGCCTGATAGTGGAAAGGTCTGGATTAATAATCAAGATCTTTCTGCGCAAGACTTAATTGAAATGAGAAGAAATATTGGCTATGTAATTCAAAATGTAGGCTTATTTCCTCATTTTACGATTGCCGATAATATTAGCTACGTGTTAAAACTAAAGCAAGTTGATAAAGTAAATGCAAGGCAAAGGGTGGAAGTACTAATTAACCTTGTAGGCCTTGATAAGAGTTATTTACAGAAATATCCGTGGCAATTAAGTGGGGGGCAGAAGCAAAGGGTTGGCGTAGCACGTGCCTTGGCCGCTGATCCAGAAATCATCTTAATGGATGAGCCTTTTGGTGCGGTGGACGAACTTACACGAAGGTCCTTGCAAGACGAGATACAAAATATACATAGGAAACTTGGTAAAACGATCGTGTTTGTAACCCATGATATTGAAGAAGCTATTAAACTTGGCAATCGTATTGTCTTGCTAAATGAGGGGGAGATTGAGCAGATTGGTACAAAAAAGGAATTAATTTTCTCCCCGAAAAACGATTTTGTTAGGAATTTCTTTGGAAACCGAAATTTTGTAGCTTACCTTAATACTACCAAGATAAAAGAAGTATTTAATCCTTTATCTAGGGAGGAGGCAAAGGATTATGAAGAAATGCCCTATGCTTTTGCTGATGATACCCTTACTGAGGGAATAAAAATTATTTTTAATCAAGGCGTAAACAAAATCGCAGTTCGAGATGAAGAGAATAAGGTGATCGGTGAGTTTGGTTTTAATTTTCTAAAGCAATGCAGTAAGAGTAGATGCTGA
- a CDS encoding PaaI family thioesterase → MEKNIEWLKKNLVTIYDQNPYINLLDIQIDTLKEGQAELGMPVIAGKHTNLYNIAHGGALASLADTVMGVACATTGKKVVTLDLNMNFIKGAIPQSEIKAYGKVVHNGKSTMVAEGEIFDREKQLLVKARATFFVTGMFEEEKE, encoded by the coding sequence ATGGAAAAAAATATAGAATGGCTGAAAAAGAATTTGGTTACGATTTATGATCAAAATCCATATATTAATTTATTGGATATTCAGATAGATACATTAAAAGAGGGGCAAGCAGAGCTTGGTATGCCAGTTATTGCAGGTAAGCATACTAACTTATACAATATTGCCCATGGGGGAGCCTTGGCTTCACTAGCCGATACTGTAATGGGCGTTGCATGTGCTACAACGGGAAAAAAAGTAGTTACTCTGGATCTGAATATGAATTTTATAAAAGGTGCAATACCTCAATCTGAAATTAAGGCTTATGGAAAAGTCGTGCATAATGGGAAAAGTACAATGGTAGCAGAAGGCGAAATTTTTGATAGGGAAAAGCAGTTACTTGTAAAAGCGCGAGCTACTTTTTTCGTTACAGGTATGTTTGAAGAAGAAAAAGAATAG
- a CDS encoding sigma-54-dependent Fis family transcriptional regulator, whose translation MFNWLDGSDSCLDLVLDHLDQAVHVINCEGITVYYNQTAAEVEGLQVVDVVGKHFLQVYPSLTLETSSLMKVLTTGKPVLNQQQTIVSRKGRIITIHYSTFPLYRDGILVGACDMSRDITKIKELSDRVMDLQAELLDTKSSGCKNSKKTEVSFAKYTFNDIIGSHDLIVKLKVLGQRVASTSSPVLVIGETGAGKELVVQSIHNASSRKERPFVAQNCAAFPATLLESILFGTVKGSFTGAEDRPGLFELADGGTLFLDEINSMPMELQSKLLRVLQDGTFRRLGDNKLREVDTRVIACTNVDPQEAVRKKELRVDLYYRLNVVALKVPSLRERKSDISSLVEHFIIMYNAKMGRSVKKISGEVNQAFLHYSWPGNVRELQHAIEHAMNIVSGLVIEMEHVPEHLLKYDEEPDNEKGWSHLGGKGLPEVLQNVEKSALIQALERSEGNISRAALSLGIPRQTIQYKLKIYGLVEKDKKSNSLTRGDYIEKT comes from the coding sequence TTGTTTAATTGGTTAGATGGCAGTGACAGTTGTCTTGATTTAGTGCTGGATCATCTTGACCAAGCGGTGCATGTAATAAATTGTGAAGGAATAACGGTTTATTATAATCAGACAGCGGCTGAAGTAGAAGGGTTGCAGGTAGTTGATGTTGTTGGAAAACATTTTCTCCAGGTATATCCTTCATTAACCCTTGAAACGAGCAGTTTGATGAAGGTTTTAACTACTGGAAAGCCAGTATTGAATCAGCAACAAACGATAGTGAGCAGGAAAGGGAGGATTATCACAATTCATTACTCTACTTTCCCGCTTTATCGGGATGGGATATTAGTTGGTGCCTGTGATATGTCGCGGGATATAACAAAAATAAAAGAATTGTCAGATCGGGTGATGGATTTGCAGGCTGAACTTTTAGATACCAAATCCAGTGGCTGTAAGAACTCTAAAAAAACGGAAGTTAGTTTTGCAAAGTACACTTTTAACGATATTATTGGCAGTCATGATTTGATAGTTAAACTCAAAGTACTAGGCCAGCGGGTGGCATCAACATCTTCTCCTGTTTTGGTGATTGGTGAAACAGGAGCAGGCAAAGAATTAGTAGTGCAATCCATTCATAATGCTTCATCACGTAAAGAAAGACCTTTTGTGGCGCAAAACTGTGCGGCCTTTCCAGCGACACTATTGGAAAGTATTTTATTTGGCACTGTTAAGGGAAGTTTTACCGGAGCAGAAGACCGGCCAGGGTTATTCGAACTTGCTGATGGAGGAACCTTGTTTTTGGATGAAATCAATTCCATGCCAATGGAACTGCAAAGTAAATTGCTCAGAGTGTTGCAAGATGGGACTTTTCGTCGTCTAGGTGATAATAAATTGCGAGAAGTAGATACCAGGGTTATTGCCTGTACCAATGTAGATCCACAAGAAGCAGTACGAAAAAAGGAACTGCGTGTTGATTTATATTATCGGCTGAATGTTGTTGCTTTGAAAGTACCTTCTCTCCGGGAACGAAAAAGTGATATTTCTTCCTTGGTGGAACATTTTATCATAATGTATAATGCCAAAATGGGTCGCTCGGTGAAAAAAATCAGTGGGGAAGTGAATCAGGCCTTCTTACATTATTCGTGGCCAGGTAATGTTCGGGAATTGCAGCATGCAATTGAGCATGCCATGAATATCGTCTCGGGTCTGGTCATTGAAATGGAACATGTTCCTGAACATCTACTTAAATATGATGAGGAACCAGATAATGAAAAAGGTTGGAGTCACTTGGGCGGAAAGGGTCTACCCGAAGTACTTCAAAATGTTGAAAAAAGCGCCCTCATACAAGCGTTAGAAAGAAGTGAGGGAAATATATCAAGAGCAGCGCTGTCTTTAGGTATTCCTCGTCAAACCATACAATATAAGTTAAAAATATATGGATTAGTTGAAAAAGACAAAAAAAGCAACTCTTTAACAAGGGGGGATTATATTGAAAAAACTTAA
- a CDS encoding glycine betaine ABC transporter substrate-binding protein: MKNRLVVVMITVILVFIAAGCSPSSSQKSVVVASKPHTEQYVLAELITQLIEGDSDIKVVQKLGIGGGTANIQPAILKGEIDIYPEYTGTGWLYVLKEKPESDSSKLYEELKSKYIEQYNIKWLGLYGFNDTYALAVKKSVADKYNLVTYSDLAKVSENLAFCAEADFYEREDGFKGLEKTYNYHFKDKKEIDIGLKYEAIDSGQVDVINAFSTDGLLKKYDLKVLKDDKNFFPSYFAATVVRNDTLKKYPELEKILGKLDGQISEEEMIEMNYAVEKDKKDPKEVAKAFLIKKGLK, from the coding sequence GTGAAAAACAGATTGGTAGTAGTGATGATTACCGTGATTCTTGTTTTTATCGCTGCGGGTTGTAGTCCTAGTTCTAGTCAAAAGTCGGTGGTAGTTGCATCTAAGCCTCATACGGAACAATATGTTTTAGCGGAACTAATTACCCAATTAATTGAAGGAGATTCTGATATTAAGGTTGTGCAAAAGCTGGGGATTGGTGGCGGGACAGCTAACATACAGCCTGCTATTCTAAAGGGTGAAATTGATATATATCCAGAATATACAGGAACAGGCTGGTTATATGTGTTGAAGGAGAAACCTGAAAGTGATTCAAGTAAGCTATATGAGGAATTAAAAAGTAAATATATTGAGCAATATAATATCAAATGGCTTGGTTTATATGGTTTTAATGATACCTATGCCTTAGCGGTAAAAAAATCGGTTGCTGATAAGTATAATTTAGTTACTTATTCCGACCTTGCAAAAGTCAGCGAAAATCTAGCTTTTTGTGCAGAAGCTGATTTTTATGAGCGGGAAGATGGGTTTAAGGGGCTTGAAAAAACATACAACTATCACTTTAAAGATAAGAAAGAAATCGATATTGGTCTAAAATATGAGGCAATCGATTCTGGACAAGTTGATGTAATAAATGCCTTCTCCACAGATGGATTGTTAAAGAAATACGATTTAAAAGTGTTAAAGGATGACAAAAACTTTTTTCCTTCTTATTTTGCAGCAACTGTTGTGAGAAATGATACATTGAAGAAGTATCCTGAATTAGAGAAAATATTAGGAAAGTTAGATGGGCAAATTAGTGAAGAAGAAATGATAGAAATGAATTATGCTGTGGAAAAGGATAAGAAGGATCCAAAAGAAGTAGCAAAAGCATTCTTAATTAAAAAGGGATTAAAATAA
- a CDS encoding metal-dependent hydrolase, giving the protein MLFIMIGSLLPDIDHRRSMVGRLNIFVKFMSHRGFCHTLVGCIVLSLPFLLIQGAAPYVFLGGVSHLFGDRLQSAYSSKMFRIKGW; this is encoded by the coding sequence ATTCTTTTTATCATGATTGGTAGCTTGTTGCCGGATATTGATCACCGCAGGTCGATGGTGGGTAGGTTGAATATCTTTGTGAAATTTATGAGTCATCGAGGTTTTTGTCACACACTAGTAGGGTGTATTGTACTGTCTCTTCCTTTTTTATTGATTCAAGGCGCGGCGCCTTATGTTTTCTTAGGGGGAGTTTCTCATCTGTTCGGAGATCGGTTGCAATCTGCATATAGTTCAAAAATGTTTAGAATTAAAGGTTGGTAA